ATTTTTATTAAGTAGACCATGCCAAGATAGCAtggaattttttatttttatttagagCATGAAAAATTTAATAAGTAGACCATGGCATTTTATTAAGTAGACCATGACAGTTTTAATTTAGGTAGCATGTCATTTTTATATTCTTGAGAGCATGGCAATTTTAATAATAAGATCATGGACAATTTTCTTTTCACTTATAACTAGTTTTCTCATTTTTGATATATATGATTCTGGACTTATGTTAAACTTTTTCCAACAAGTCTAGTCCTATGTCACTTTTGAATGAATGTTTTTTTCGACATCTTCCCATGGTAATTTTATGTCTATTCCTAGGTAGCTAGCATGTCCCCATTAGATGTTCTTAGAGCATAGCCATAGTAGCTAGCATGTCAATTTATGAAAAAAATGTTGTTTCCTATGTCTATTCCACTGGTATGTCTGTTTCACAGCCATGCCAATTTTATAGTTCATAAATTAGCATGGCATGCCAATTTTTATCATCTAGGGCATGCCATGTTGTAAATTTCATGTGTTCTAAGTTTTTCTGTATGAGAGTTTTCAAACAATTTTGCGTTTGTCATGGCATTTCTATCAAAACAGTATGCTGCTATgtattttttctgtttgttttttagCCATTTGAAATGAGGTCCAAGTAGCAATTTTTTAGTTTTGTAGTGTGTCAGGAAAACGTTTTTTTTTGGCCCAACTGGATGTCTTAACTATTGTCGTGGAGAGGGAGGGGTtcgttgttttttttttttttgccccaGCGAATGATTTAGTTTGCAGGGCAAATGAATCGTTCGTCAGGACCACCTCCCATGGCATCTGTCAGCCAGATATTAGGGTCTTCTTTTtaaaggtcaaataattttacGGCAATGTTACCTGACTAACGGTTGCTAGGAACAACGTCCCAGACGCCACACAATTAAGATTTGACGGTGGCAGTTTCTGGATGAAAACTGCGCCAAAATAAACAAAATGCCATGCTTTTGTGCAAAAATTGCCATCCAAAAACACTAAGACTGTCACCCGGCAGTTTGCAAATGCCACCCCTAGCTCGCGAACGGTTGCGAGCTAGAGGGTTCCTAATTTTAATATATGACCTTGGCCTTCTCGCAAAAAGAAAAGGAATGAAATTTCGTTCGATTCACACACATGGCTTGGTTTTCTGTTACAGAGACAGGACTGTCCGGACGACGATAACTGAATCATCAGAGTGGAGGAACAAGAACGAAGTTAAGAATGGCGATCCATGTGTAGAAACAAGGCAGCCCGCTGGCCGCCTAGAGCAGGGACCTGGTCACCTCGTAGGCGAGGAAGCAGGCGCCGTTGGCCGGGACGCTGCGGGCCATGGCCGGCCCGAACCCCCTGTACAGACCCCTGGCCCCGTCGGCGGCGAGGATCTTCTTGAACGCGTCCATGGAGCCCGAGTACTTTGGGTTCTTGAAGTCGTCCACCTGGAGCTTGCTCTTCACCACGTCGGTCGGGTACACGGACCCCCAGAACGCCGCCCCCGCGACCCCGCCGGCGAGGATCAGGGAGCCCCTGCCCAGCTCCGACGTGTCCTGCCCGCCGGCAATGAACTGCTTCGTGGCCTCGTAGACGCCGAACATGAGCGCGTTGCCGGGGATCTCGCGCGCCATTGTGGGGACCAGGCCCTTGAAGAGGCCCCGCACGCCGCCCTCCGACCGCAGCACGTGCCTCGCCACGTCCAGCGGCCCGCCGTACTTGACCGCGGCAGCATTGGCCGTGGCGGTGACGGTGGCAGCCGCGCCGCCCGCGggagcggctgcggcggcggcggcaggagcggCTGTGGCCAGCGCGCTCTGCGCCTGCAGCCTGCACTTGATGAGCTCGGTGGGGCAGGCGAGGAAGGAGACGGCGACGCCGGCCCCAgcgccggcgacgacctgctgGCCGACGGTGAGCGCGGCGCCGGGCTCGGAGCGCAGCAGGGCCTCCATCTGGCCCCGGACGGTGAAGAGCACGGCGTTGAAGGCGGCGACGGTGGCGAGCGGGGCGCC
This DNA window, taken from Triticum aestivum cultivar Chinese Spring chromosome 1D, IWGSC CS RefSeq v2.1, whole genome shotgun sequence, encodes the following:
- the LOC123181453 gene encoding mitochondrial carnitine/acylcarnitine carrier-like protein — protein: MGDVAKDLAAGTVGGAAQLVVGHPFDTIKVKLQSQPTPPPGQPPKFAGAMDAVKQTISAEGPRGLYKGMGAPLATVAAFNAVLFTVRGQMEALLRSEPGAALTVGQQVVAGAGAGVAVSFLACPTELIKCRLQAQSALATAAPAAAAAAAPAGGAAATVTATANAAAVKYGGPLDVARHVLRSEGGVRGLFKGLVPTMAREIPGNALMFGVYEATKQFIAGGQDTSELGRGSLILAGGVAGAAFWGSVYPTDVVKSKLQVDDFKNPKYSGSMDAFKKILAADGARGLYRGFGPAMARSVPANGACFLAYEVTRSLL